A single region of the Pseudomonas sp. VD-NE ins genome encodes:
- a CDS encoding alpha/beta hydrolase has translation MRNESIRYLIVPGWQGSPEDHWQSHWQNSLPNSARVEQADWLTPRREDWVAALAEAIAADSTPVILIAHSLGCVTVAHWAATAPLQYLRQVRGALLVAPADVERPACAPALRNFAPIPTNLLPFPSQVVSSDNDAAVSAPRALELARNWGAEAGILAGAGHINVKSGHQRWEQGFAYLYRLQNRMEHHARRRA, from the coding sequence ATGCGCAACGAATCAATCCGCTACCTGATTGTGCCGGGCTGGCAAGGATCGCCAGAAGATCATTGGCAAAGCCATTGGCAGAACAGCCTGCCGAACAGTGCAAGGGTCGAACAGGCCGATTGGCTGACGCCGCGTCGTGAAGACTGGGTTGCGGCACTGGCCGAGGCGATTGCTGCCGACAGTACGCCGGTGATCCTTATCGCCCACAGCCTTGGCTGCGTCACGGTTGCCCACTGGGCGGCCACGGCGCCGTTGCAATACCTGCGTCAGGTACGCGGCGCCCTGCTGGTTGCGCCGGCCGATGTCGAGCGCCCGGCCTGCGCGCCGGCATTGCGCAATTTTGCGCCGATTCCGACCAATCTGCTGCCGTTCCCCAGCCAGGTTGTCAGCTCCGATAACGATGCCGCTGTCAGTGCACCGCGAGCGCTGGAGCTGGCGCGCAACTGGGGTGCCGAGGCGGGGATTCTCGCCGGTGCCGGACACATCAACGTCAAGTCCGGGCATCAGCGTTGGGAGCAGGGTTTTGCTTATCTCTATCGCCTGCAAAACCGCATGGAACACCACGCCCGACGTCGCGCCTGA
- a CDS encoding MotA/TolQ/ExbB proton channel family protein: MTLLASPLESIESAVIWLLVVFSVATWGLALLKAWQFGRLKAQDRRFHKRFWAASSLDSAAELSETQPGAAARVAQAGYAAIQVGEAPQANDLSQAINHQDRLERALRQQIVRERRSLETGLAVVASIGSTSPFIGLFGTVWGIMEALKGISAAGSASLETVAGPIGAALVATGVGIAVAVPAVLVYNYFLRRLKLTAADLDDFAHDFYSLAQKSSFRVLIHPTAHKVATPGNAAKVKEAS, encoded by the coding sequence ATGACGTTACTGGCATCTCCACTGGAATCCATCGAAAGCGCGGTGATCTGGCTGCTGGTGGTTTTTTCCGTCGCCACTTGGGGCCTGGCTTTGCTCAAGGCTTGGCAGTTCGGGCGTCTGAAGGCGCAGGATCGGCGCTTTCATAAACGTTTCTGGGCAGCGTCGAGTCTCGACTCCGCCGCTGAATTGAGCGAGACCCAACCCGGCGCAGCAGCACGAGTAGCACAGGCCGGTTACGCGGCGATTCAAGTAGGCGAGGCGCCGCAGGCCAATGATTTGAGCCAGGCGATCAACCATCAGGATCGACTGGAGCGCGCACTGCGTCAGCAGATCGTCCGCGAACGCCGTTCGCTGGAAACCGGTCTGGCGGTCGTCGCAAGTATTGGTAGCACCTCGCCGTTCATTGGCTTGTTCGGCACGGTGTGGGGAATCATGGAAGCGTTGAAGGGAATCAGCGCGGCCGGTTCGGCGAGCCTGGAAACGGTGGCCGGCCCGATCGGTGCGGCATTGGTCGCAACGGGCGTGGGGATCGCCGTCGCGGTGCCTGCGGTGCTGGTTTACAACTACTTTTTGCGCCGGTTGAAGCTGACGGCGGCGGATCTGGATGACTTCGCCCACGACTTCTACAGCCTGGCGCAGAAGAGCTCGTTCCGTGTGTTGATCCACCCGACGGCGCACAAGGTCGCAACGCCGGGCAACGCGGCAAAAGTGAAGGAGGCGTCCTGA
- a CDS encoding energy transducer TonB, producing MGNVQTAASAEELLWRQTPGGELVDLGRPHRVPLGQLRLQRAPKGILSRRETLLLGVLALVVHGAVIYWISQKPTPVLPIVPPEIPPMTIEFSRPAPPAPPVVEPPPPAPVVEPPPPVEDELAVKPPPPKPVPKPKPVVKQAPKPAPKAVEQPPAPPQPAAPVAAPAPPAPPAPAPVTPASANAAYLKNPAPEYPSLAQRRGWEGTVLLRVHVLASGKPGEIQIAKSSGRQQLDDAALNAVKRWSFVPAKQGDVAQDGWVSVPIDFKIH from the coding sequence ATGGGCAATGTCCAGACCGCCGCCAGCGCAGAGGAATTGCTGTGGCGTCAGACGCCGGGTGGCGAGTTGGTCGATCTCGGCCGGCCGCATCGTGTGCCGTTGGGACAGCTGCGTTTGCAGCGTGCGCCCAAAGGAATTTTGAGTCGGCGCGAAACCCTTCTGCTCGGCGTGCTCGCATTGGTGGTGCATGGCGCGGTGATCTACTGGATCAGCCAGAAGCCGACGCCGGTGCTGCCGATCGTGCCGCCGGAAATTCCGCCGATGACTATCGAATTCTCGCGCCCGGCACCACCAGCACCACCGGTTGTCGAGCCGCCACCACCTGCGCCTGTGGTTGAGCCACCGCCGCCGGTAGAAGACGAACTGGCGGTAAAACCACCGCCGCCAAAACCCGTTCCGAAACCCAAACCGGTGGTTAAACAGGCCCCCAAACCAGCGCCGAAAGCCGTCGAGCAACCACCGGCGCCGCCACAACCGGCAGCCCCGGTTGCGGCGCCAGCGCCACCTGCGCCTCCCGCGCCAGCACCGGTAACCCCGGCCTCAGCGAATGCCGCATACCTGAAAAACCCGGCGCCGGAGTACCCGTCACTGGCTCAGCGTCGCGGTTGGGAAGGCACGGTGTTGCTGCGCGTGCACGTGTTGGCCAGCGGCAAACCGGGTGAGATCCAGATAGCAAAAAGCAGTGGCCGGCAACAGCTCGACGACGCGGCGCTGAATGCCGTGAAGCGTTGGAGTTTCGTTCCGGCCAAGCAGGGTGATGTCGCCCAGGACGGCTGGGTCAGCGTGCCCATTGATTTCAAGATTCATTAA
- a CDS encoding aryl-sulfate sulfotransferase — protein MLPIKTALPVLLSGAVLSAGAFAAPSVYPTGVTRYDPNKAFNQYVIFSGADKQTHLIDMNGNEVKTWPQAGFPSAIIDPKLVGGERGHVLLQLSEKDPGKLGSAGNGLGNQSVGELDWNGKVVWQWGDKAPGGAAQQHHDQRRLSNGNTVVLANKVHKVKGFKVPEVIDDAIYEVSPDGAVKWQWLASEHLNEFGFTAEQLKLVRASENPDYLHINNLSLVGPNKWFDAGDKRFNPDNLLIDSRNANFIAIIDKNSGKVVWRLGPNLPLINPKTAQKLPRPVDQFVGQHDAHIIPAGLPGAGNLLVFDNQGSAGYPNVTLGLISGSRVLEIDPLKNEIVWQYSAANSKQPGWAFYSSFISSARRLPNGNTLIDEGMNGRFFQVTANGENVWEYVSPYLGKAPGSDAISNWVYRALPVSYDWVPTDTPRSETAVNAPVIGVQQTNASR, from the coding sequence ATGTTGCCTATCAAAACGGCTTTGCCGGTGTTGCTGTCCGGCGCAGTGCTCAGTGCCGGCGCCTTCGCCGCACCGAGTGTTTACCCGACGGGCGTCACTCGTTACGACCCGAACAAGGCGTTCAACCAGTACGTGATTTTCAGCGGAGCCGACAAACAGACGCACTTGATCGACATGAACGGCAACGAGGTGAAAACCTGGCCACAGGCAGGTTTCCCGTCAGCGATCATCGACCCAAAACTGGTGGGCGGTGAACGCGGGCATGTGCTGCTGCAACTGAGCGAAAAGGATCCCGGCAAACTCGGTTCGGCCGGCAACGGGCTGGGCAATCAGAGCGTCGGCGAGTTGGACTGGAATGGCAAAGTCGTCTGGCAGTGGGGCGACAAGGCCCCCGGTGGCGCGGCGCAACAGCATCATGATCAACGCCGTTTGAGCAACGGCAACACCGTGGTGCTGGCGAACAAGGTGCACAAGGTCAAAGGCTTCAAAGTCCCTGAGGTGATCGACGATGCAATCTATGAAGTCAGTCCCGACGGCGCGGTGAAATGGCAGTGGCTGGCCTCGGAGCATCTCAATGAATTCGGCTTCACCGCCGAGCAGTTGAAGCTGGTGCGTGCCAGTGAAAATCCGGATTACCTGCACATCAATAACCTCAGTCTGGTCGGGCCGAACAAGTGGTTCGATGCCGGTGACAAGCGCTTCAATCCGGACAACCTGTTGATTGATTCACGCAACGCCAACTTCATCGCGATCATCGATAAAAACAGCGGCAAAGTGGTTTGGCGTCTTGGGCCGAATTTGCCGCTGATCAACCCGAAAACCGCGCAGAAACTGCCGCGTCCGGTGGATCAGTTTGTCGGTCAGCATGATGCCCACATCATTCCGGCCGGATTGCCTGGCGCGGGCAATTTGCTGGTATTCGATAACCAGGGGTCGGCGGGTTATCCGAACGTCACCCTCGGGCTGATTTCCGGTTCGCGCGTATTGGAAATCGATCCGCTGAAAAACGAGATCGTCTGGCAGTACAGCGCGGCGAATTCGAAGCAGCCGGGGTGGGCGTTCTACAGCTCGTTCATCAGCAGCGCGCGGCGTTTGCCCAATGGCAACACGTTGATCGACGAAGGCATGAACGGACGTTTTTTCCAGGTGACGGCCAACGGTGAAAACGTCTGGGAGTACGTCAGCCCCTATCTCGGCAAAGCGCCGGGCAGCGACGCGATCAGCAACTGGGTGTATCGGGCGCTGCCTGTGAGTTATGACTGGGTACCAACGGACACGCCACGCTCCGAGACCGCCGTTAATGCGCCAGTTATCGGTGTGCAGCAAACCAATGCCAGTCGTTAG
- a CDS encoding ExbD/TolR family protein: MAFSTQDSDEVLSEINVTPLVDVMLVLLVVFIVTAPLLTNAIPINLPKTEAVAPVEQKDPLVVSIDGAGKLFINKDEIQPDLLEFNLKSAKAKDPEVRVQLQADDGVNYGEVARAMASIERAGITKLSVITAR, from the coding sequence ATGGCCTTCTCCACGCAAGACAGTGATGAGGTACTCAGCGAGATCAACGTAACGCCGCTGGTGGACGTGATGCTGGTGCTGCTGGTGGTGTTTATCGTCACCGCGCCGCTGCTGACCAACGCGATCCCGATCAACCTGCCGAAGACCGAAGCGGTGGCGCCGGTCGAGCAGAAGGATCCTCTGGTGGTGAGCATCGACGGTGCCGGCAAGCTGTTTATCAATAAGGATGAGATTCAGCCGGACTTGCTGGAATTCAACCTCAAGTCGGCCAAGGCCAAAGACCCGGAAGTGCGTGTGCAATTGCAGGCGGATGATGGGGTGAACTACGGCGAAGTGGCACGGGCGATGGCTTCGATTGAACGGGCGGGGATTACCAAGTTGTCGGTGATTACTGCGCGGTAA
- a CDS encoding sigma 54-interacting transcriptional regulator has translation MSFETFGQPLLTFPDAEKSPLSIRAKALVFVDPRSRQLREELELLAPRAISVLIRGETGTGKELLARHIHRASDRSGLFVSVNCGAISPTYADAELFGYAAGTYSGSASSRAGWFGSANGGTLYLDEIGDLPLPIQIKLLAALENHEVTRVGAPQPSPVDVRLVAATSIDLAQAVDAGKFHERLYHYLSEGQLELPALRARIGDILSLAEYFLGIYSQRLDLPVPLISEAAQHVLEQHSWPGNTRELENVIHFALLVSTGDEILPEHLNLPEVSGPQLQIERLVTQINIGGSVAERKALKDLLIRLSEAV, from the coding sequence ATGAGTTTCGAAACCTTCGGTCAGCCGTTGCTGACCTTTCCCGACGCTGAAAAAAGTCCCCTGAGCATTCGCGCCAAAGCGCTGGTGTTCGTCGATCCACGATCGCGTCAGTTGCGCGAGGAGTTGGAGCTATTAGCCCCGCGGGCGATTTCAGTATTGATTCGCGGTGAGACGGGGACAGGTAAAGAACTGCTCGCCCGGCACATCCATCGCGCCAGTGATCGCAGCGGCCTATTCGTCTCGGTCAATTGCGGCGCCATCAGCCCCACTTACGCCGATGCCGAACTGTTCGGCTATGCCGCCGGCACTTACAGCGGTTCGGCCAGCAGCCGCGCAGGCTGGTTCGGTTCGGCCAACGGCGGCACCTTGTATCTGGATGAAATCGGCGACTTGCCGCTGCCAATCCAGATCAAATTGCTGGCGGCGCTGGAGAACCACGAAGTTACTCGCGTCGGTGCGCCGCAGCCGAGCCCGGTGGATGTGCGCCTGGTGGCGGCGACCAGCATCGATCTGGCGCAAGCGGTGGACGCCGGCAAATTTCATGAGCGGCTCTATCACTATCTGAGCGAAGGGCAACTGGAATTGCCCGCCTTGCGCGCGCGCATCGGCGACATTCTTTCGCTGGCCGAGTATTTCCTCGGTATCTATAGCCAACGCCTCGACCTGCCCGTGCCGCTGATCAGCGAAGCAGCGCAACACGTGCTCGAACAACACAGCTGGCCGGGCAACACCCGCGAGCTGGAAAACGTCATTCACTTTGCCTTGCTGGTGAGCACCGGCGACGAGATTCTGCCGGAGCACCTGAATCTGCCCGAGGTGTCTGGCCCGCAGCTTCAGATCGAACGGCTAGTGACACAAATCAACATCGGCGGCAGCGTCGCCGAGCGTAAGGCATTGAAAGATCTGCTGATTCGTTTGAGTGAGGCGGTGTAA
- a CDS encoding MetQ/NlpA family ABC transporter substrate-binding protein codes for MKKVLLFTALAAALTASLANAGEKLVVAATPVPHAEILELIKPTLAKEGVDLEIKVFTDYVQPNVQVGEKRLDANYFQTLPYLNSFNQGKYKDDKSKYLVTVQGVHVEPFGGYSSKYKTLAELPDGATIAIPNEGSNSGRALILLQKAGLIELKDPKNALATPKDIAKNPHNFKFKELESALLPRVLKEVDLDMINTNYALEAKLNPQKDALVIEGADSPYVNFLVAREDNKNSDAIQKLAKALTSPEVKAFIEKKYNGAVLPAF; via the coding sequence ATGAAAAAGGTTCTGTTGTTTACCGCATTGGCGGCTGCTCTGACTGCTTCCCTGGCCAATGCTGGCGAAAAACTGGTGGTTGCCGCGACGCCGGTACCGCACGCTGAAATCCTTGAGCTGATCAAACCGACCCTGGCCAAAGAAGGCGTGGATCTGGAAATCAAAGTGTTCACCGACTACGTGCAGCCGAACGTACAGGTTGGCGAGAAGCGTCTGGACGCCAACTACTTCCAGACCCTGCCGTACCTGAACAGCTTCAACCAGGGCAAATACAAGGACGACAAGTCCAAATACCTGGTGACTGTGCAAGGCGTGCACGTTGAACCGTTCGGTGGTTACTCGAGCAAATACAAAACCCTGGCTGAACTGCCGGACGGCGCAACCATCGCGATCCCGAACGAAGGCAGCAACAGCGGCCGTGCACTGATCCTGCTGCAGAAGGCTGGCCTGATCGAGCTGAAAGACCCGAAAAACGCTCTGGCAACGCCGAAAGACATCGCCAAGAACCCGCACAACTTCAAGTTCAAGGAACTGGAATCGGCCCTGCTGCCACGCGTTCTGAAAGAAGTTGATCTGGACATGATCAACACCAACTACGCGCTGGAAGCCAAGCTGAACCCGCAGAAAGATGCGCTGGTGATTGAAGGCGCTGACTCGCCGTACGTGAACTTCCTGGTGGCCCGTGAGGACAACAAGAACAGCGACGCGATCCAGAAACTGGCCAAAGCCCTGACCAGCCCGGAAGTCAAAGCGTTCATCGAGAAGAAGTACAACGGCGCAGTGCTGCCGGCGTTCTGA